A single Pan troglodytes isolate AG18354 chromosome 19, NHGRI_mPanTro3-v2.0_pri, whole genome shotgun sequence DNA region contains:
- the XAF1 gene encoding XIAP-associated factor 1 isoform X1 — MEGDFSVCRNCKRHVVSANFTLHEAYCLRFLVLCPECEEPVPKETTEEHCKVEHQQVGCTMCQQSMQKSSLEFHKANECQERPVECKFCKLDMQLSKLELHESYCGSRTELCQGCGQFIMHRMLAQHRDVCRSEQAQLGKGERISAPEREIYCHYCNQMIPENKYFHHMGKCCPDSEFKKHFPVGKPKILPSSLPSQVAENQTSTMEKDVRPKTRSINRFPLHSESSSKKAPRSKNKTLDPLLMSEPKPRTSSPRGDKAAYDILRRCSQCGILLPLPILNQHQEKCWWLASSKGKQVRNFS, encoded by the exons ATGGAAGGAGACTTCTCGGTGTGCAGGAACTG TAAAAGACATGTAGTCTCTGCCAACTTCACCCTCCATGAGGCTTACTGCCTGCGGTTCCTGGTCCTGTGTCCGGAGTGTGAGGAGCCTGTCCCCAAGGAAACCACGGAGGAGCACTGCAAGGTGGAGCACCAGCAG gttGGGTGTACGATGTGTCAGCAGAGCATGCAGAAGTCCTCGCTGGAGTTTCATAAG GCCAATGAGTGCCAGGAGCGCCCTGTTGAGTGTAAGTTCTGCAAACTGGACATGCAGCTCAGCAAGCTGGAGCTCCACGAGTCCTACTGTGGCAGCCGGACAGAGCTCTGCCAAGGCTGTGGCCAGTTCATCATGCACCGCATGCTCGCCCAGCACAGAGATGTCTGTCGGAGTGAACAGGCCCAGCTCGGGAAAG GGGAAAGAATTTCAGCTCCTGAAAGGGAAATCTACTGTCATTATTGCAACCAAATGATTCCAGAAAATAAGTATTTCCACCATATG GGTAAATGTTGTCCAGACTCAGAGTTTAAGAAACACTTTCCTGTTGGAAAGCCAAAAATTCTTCCTTCATCTCTTCCAAGTCAAGTTGCTGAAAATCAAACTTCCACGATGGAGAAAGATGTTCGTCCAAAGACAAGAAGTATAAATAGATTTCCTCTTCATTCTGAAAGTTCATCAAAGAAAGCAccaagaagcaaaaacaaaaccttgGATCCACTTTTGATGTCAGAGCCCAAGCCCAGGACCAGCTCCCCTAGAGGAGATAAAGCAGCCTATGACATTCTGAGGAGATGTTCTCAGTGTGGCATCCTGCTTCCCCTGCCGATCCTAAATCAACATCAG GAGAAATGCTGGTGGTTAGCTTCATCAAAAGGAAAACAAGTGAGAAATTTCAGCTAG
- the XAF1 gene encoding XIAP-associated factor 1 isoform X2 yields the protein MEGDFSVCRNCKRHVVSANFTLHEAYCLRFLVLCPECEEPVPKETTEEHCKVEHQQVGCTMCQQSMQKSSLEFHKANECQERPVECKFCKLDMQLSKLELHESYCGSRTELCQGCGQFIMHRMLAQHRDVCRSEQAQLGKGERISAPEREIYCHYCNQMIPENKYFHHMGKCCPDSEFKKHFPVGKPKILPSSLPSQVAENQTSTMEKDVRPKTRSINRFPLHSESSSKKAPRSKNKTLDPLLMSEPKPRTSSPRGDKAAYDILRRCSQCGILLPLPILNQHQFSPSLYNRVARFSK from the exons ATGGAAGGAGACTTCTCGGTGTGCAGGAACTG TAAAAGACATGTAGTCTCTGCCAACTTCACCCTCCATGAGGCTTACTGCCTGCGGTTCCTGGTCCTGTGTCCGGAGTGTGAGGAGCCTGTCCCCAAGGAAACCACGGAGGAGCACTGCAAGGTGGAGCACCAGCAG gttGGGTGTACGATGTGTCAGCAGAGCATGCAGAAGTCCTCGCTGGAGTTTCATAAG GCCAATGAGTGCCAGGAGCGCCCTGTTGAGTGTAAGTTCTGCAAACTGGACATGCAGCTCAGCAAGCTGGAGCTCCACGAGTCCTACTGTGGCAGCCGGACAGAGCTCTGCCAAGGCTGTGGCCAGTTCATCATGCACCGCATGCTCGCCCAGCACAGAGATGTCTGTCGGAGTGAACAGGCCCAGCTCGGGAAAG GGGAAAGAATTTCAGCTCCTGAAAGGGAAATCTACTGTCATTATTGCAACCAAATGATTCCAGAAAATAAGTATTTCCACCATATG GGTAAATGTTGTCCAGACTCAGAGTTTAAGAAACACTTTCCTGTTGGAAAGCCAAAAATTCTTCCTTCATCTCTTCCAAGTCAAGTTGCTGAAAATCAAACTTCCACGATGGAGAAAGATGTTCGTCCAAAGACAAGAAGTATAAATAGATTTCCTCTTCATTCTGAAAGTTCATCAAAGAAAGCAccaagaagcaaaaacaaaaccttgGATCCACTTTTGATGTCAGAGCCCAAGCCCAGGACCAGCTCCCCTAGAGGAGATAAAGCAGCCTATGACATTCTGAGGAGATGTTCTCAGTGTGGCATCCTGCTTCCCCTGCCGATCCTAAATCAACATCAG TTTTCTCCATCCTTATATAACAGAGtcgccagatttagcaaataa
- the XAF1 gene encoding XIAP-associated factor 1 isoform X3 produces MEGDFSVCRNCKRHVVSANFTLHEAYCLRFLVLCPECEEPVPKETTEEHCKVEHQQVGCTMCQQSMQKSSLEFHKANECQERPVECKFCKLDMQLSKLELHESYCGSRTELCQGCGQFIMHRMLAQHRDVCRSEQAQLGKGERISAPEREIYCHYCNQMIPENKYFHHMGKCCPDSEFKKHFPVGKPKILPSSLPSQVAENQTSTMEKDVRPKTRSINRFPLHSESSSKKAPRSKNKTLDPLLMSEPKPRTSSPRGDKAAYDILRRCSQCGILLPLPILNQHQSRQI; encoded by the exons ATGGAAGGAGACTTCTCGGTGTGCAGGAACTG TAAAAGACATGTAGTCTCTGCCAACTTCACCCTCCATGAGGCTTACTGCCTGCGGTTCCTGGTCCTGTGTCCGGAGTGTGAGGAGCCTGTCCCCAAGGAAACCACGGAGGAGCACTGCAAGGTGGAGCACCAGCAG gttGGGTGTACGATGTGTCAGCAGAGCATGCAGAAGTCCTCGCTGGAGTTTCATAAG GCCAATGAGTGCCAGGAGCGCCCTGTTGAGTGTAAGTTCTGCAAACTGGACATGCAGCTCAGCAAGCTGGAGCTCCACGAGTCCTACTGTGGCAGCCGGACAGAGCTCTGCCAAGGCTGTGGCCAGTTCATCATGCACCGCATGCTCGCCCAGCACAGAGATGTCTGTCGGAGTGAACAGGCCCAGCTCGGGAAAG GGGAAAGAATTTCAGCTCCTGAAAGGGAAATCTACTGTCATTATTGCAACCAAATGATTCCAGAAAATAAGTATTTCCACCATATG GGTAAATGTTGTCCAGACTCAGAGTTTAAGAAACACTTTCCTGTTGGAAAGCCAAAAATTCTTCCTTCATCTCTTCCAAGTCAAGTTGCTGAAAATCAAACTTCCACGATGGAGAAAGATGTTCGTCCAAAGACAAGAAGTATAAATAGATTTCCTCTTCATTCTGAAAGTTCATCAAAGAAAGCAccaagaagcaaaaacaaaaccttgGATCCACTTTTGATGTCAGAGCCCAAGCCCAGGACCAGCTCCCCTAGAGGAGATAAAGCAGCCTATGACATTCTGAGGAGATGTTCTCAGTGTGGCATCCTGCTTCCCCTGCCGATCCTAAATCAACATCAG AGtcgccagatttag
- the XAF1 gene encoding XIAP-associated factor 1 isoform X5, producing the protein MEGDFSVCRNCKRHVVSANFTLHEAYCLRFLVLCPECEEPVPKETTEEHCKVEHQQANECQERPVECKFCKLDMQLSKLELHESYCGSRTELCQGCGQFIMHRMLAQHRDVCRSEQAQLGKGERISAPEREIYCHYCNQMIPENKYFHHMGKCCPDSEFKKHFPVGKPKILPSSLPSQVAENQTSTMEKDVRPKTRSINRFPLHSESSSKKAPRSKNKTLDPLLMSEPKPRTSSPRGDKAAYDILRRCSQCGILLPLPILNQHQFSPSLYNRVARFSK; encoded by the exons ATGGAAGGAGACTTCTCGGTGTGCAGGAACTG TAAAAGACATGTAGTCTCTGCCAACTTCACCCTCCATGAGGCTTACTGCCTGCGGTTCCTGGTCCTGTGTCCGGAGTGTGAGGAGCCTGTCCCCAAGGAAACCACGGAGGAGCACTGCAAGGTGGAGCACCAGCAG GCCAATGAGTGCCAGGAGCGCCCTGTTGAGTGTAAGTTCTGCAAACTGGACATGCAGCTCAGCAAGCTGGAGCTCCACGAGTCCTACTGTGGCAGCCGGACAGAGCTCTGCCAAGGCTGTGGCCAGTTCATCATGCACCGCATGCTCGCCCAGCACAGAGATGTCTGTCGGAGTGAACAGGCCCAGCTCGGGAAAG GGGAAAGAATTTCAGCTCCTGAAAGGGAAATCTACTGTCATTATTGCAACCAAATGATTCCAGAAAATAAGTATTTCCACCATATG GGTAAATGTTGTCCAGACTCAGAGTTTAAGAAACACTTTCCTGTTGGAAAGCCAAAAATTCTTCCTTCATCTCTTCCAAGTCAAGTTGCTGAAAATCAAACTTCCACGATGGAGAAAGATGTTCGTCCAAAGACAAGAAGTATAAATAGATTTCCTCTTCATTCTGAAAGTTCATCAAAGAAAGCAccaagaagcaaaaacaaaaccttgGATCCACTTTTGATGTCAGAGCCCAAGCCCAGGACCAGCTCCCCTAGAGGAGATAAAGCAGCCTATGACATTCTGAGGAGATGTTCTCAGTGTGGCATCCTGCTTCCCCTGCCGATCCTAAATCAACATCAG TTTTCTCCATCCTTATATAACAGAGtcgccagatttagcaaataa
- the XAF1 gene encoding XIAP-associated factor 1 isoform X4 has translation MEGDFSVCRNCKRHVVSANFTLHEAYCLRFLVLCPECEEPVPKETTEEHCKVEHQQANECQERPVECKFCKLDMQLSKLELHESYCGSRTELCQGCGQFIMHRMLAQHRDVCRSEQAQLGKGERISAPEREIYCHYCNQMIPENKYFHHMGKCCPDSEFKKHFPVGKPKILPSSLPSQVAENQTSTMEKDVRPKTRSINRFPLHSESSSKKAPRSKNKTLDPLLMSEPKPRTSSPRGDKAAYDILRRCSQCGILLPLPILNQHQEKCWWLASSKGKQVRNFS, from the exons ATGGAAGGAGACTTCTCGGTGTGCAGGAACTG TAAAAGACATGTAGTCTCTGCCAACTTCACCCTCCATGAGGCTTACTGCCTGCGGTTCCTGGTCCTGTGTCCGGAGTGTGAGGAGCCTGTCCCCAAGGAAACCACGGAGGAGCACTGCAAGGTGGAGCACCAGCAG GCCAATGAGTGCCAGGAGCGCCCTGTTGAGTGTAAGTTCTGCAAACTGGACATGCAGCTCAGCAAGCTGGAGCTCCACGAGTCCTACTGTGGCAGCCGGACAGAGCTCTGCCAAGGCTGTGGCCAGTTCATCATGCACCGCATGCTCGCCCAGCACAGAGATGTCTGTCGGAGTGAACAGGCCCAGCTCGGGAAAG GGGAAAGAATTTCAGCTCCTGAAAGGGAAATCTACTGTCATTATTGCAACCAAATGATTCCAGAAAATAAGTATTTCCACCATATG GGTAAATGTTGTCCAGACTCAGAGTTTAAGAAACACTTTCCTGTTGGAAAGCCAAAAATTCTTCCTTCATCTCTTCCAAGTCAAGTTGCTGAAAATCAAACTTCCACGATGGAGAAAGATGTTCGTCCAAAGACAAGAAGTATAAATAGATTTCCTCTTCATTCTGAAAGTTCATCAAAGAAAGCAccaagaagcaaaaacaaaaccttgGATCCACTTTTGATGTCAGAGCCCAAGCCCAGGACCAGCTCCCCTAGAGGAGATAAAGCAGCCTATGACATTCTGAGGAGATGTTCTCAGTGTGGCATCCTGCTTCCCCTGCCGATCCTAAATCAACATCAG GAGAAATGCTGGTGGTTAGCTTCATCAAAAGGAAAACAAGTGAGAAATTTCAGCTAG
- the XAF1 gene encoding XIAP-associated factor 1 isoform X6 — protein MEGDFSVCRNCKRHVVSANFTLHEAYCLRFLVLCPECEEPVPKETTEEHCKVEHQQANECQERPVECKFCKLDMQLSKLELHESYCGSRTELCQGCGQFIMHRMLAQHRDVCRSEQAQLGKGERISAPEREIYCHYCNQMIPENKYFHHMGKCCPDSEFKKHFPVGKPKILPSSLPSQVAENQTSTMEKDVRPKTRSINRFPLHSESSSKKAPRSKNKTLDPLLMSEPKPRTSSPRGDKAAYDILRRCSQCGILLPLPILNQHQSRQI, from the exons ATGGAAGGAGACTTCTCGGTGTGCAGGAACTG TAAAAGACATGTAGTCTCTGCCAACTTCACCCTCCATGAGGCTTACTGCCTGCGGTTCCTGGTCCTGTGTCCGGAGTGTGAGGAGCCTGTCCCCAAGGAAACCACGGAGGAGCACTGCAAGGTGGAGCACCAGCAG GCCAATGAGTGCCAGGAGCGCCCTGTTGAGTGTAAGTTCTGCAAACTGGACATGCAGCTCAGCAAGCTGGAGCTCCACGAGTCCTACTGTGGCAGCCGGACAGAGCTCTGCCAAGGCTGTGGCCAGTTCATCATGCACCGCATGCTCGCCCAGCACAGAGATGTCTGTCGGAGTGAACAGGCCCAGCTCGGGAAAG GGGAAAGAATTTCAGCTCCTGAAAGGGAAATCTACTGTCATTATTGCAACCAAATGATTCCAGAAAATAAGTATTTCCACCATATG GGTAAATGTTGTCCAGACTCAGAGTTTAAGAAACACTTTCCTGTTGGAAAGCCAAAAATTCTTCCTTCATCTCTTCCAAGTCAAGTTGCTGAAAATCAAACTTCCACGATGGAGAAAGATGTTCGTCCAAAGACAAGAAGTATAAATAGATTTCCTCTTCATTCTGAAAGTTCATCAAAGAAAGCAccaagaagcaaaaacaaaaccttgGATCCACTTTTGATGTCAGAGCCCAAGCCCAGGACCAGCTCCCCTAGAGGAGATAAAGCAGCCTATGACATTCTGAGGAGATGTTCTCAGTGTGGCATCCTGCTTCCCCTGCCGATCCTAAATCAACATCAG AGtcgccagatttag
- the LOC104002775 gene encoding collagen alpha-2(I) chain-like: MGSGSQGECSVLPAGEMGSGRGKCSIFPAGEMGSGSHGVGPVLPAGEMGSGSHGVGSVLPAVEMGSGRGKCSIFPAGEMGSGSHGVGPVLPAGEMGSGSHGVGPVLPAGERGSGSHRVGPVLPAGEMGSGSHRVGPVLPAGEMGSGSHRVGPVLPAGEMGSGSHRVGPVLPAGEMGSESWGTRVQSSLQVRWGLGGASVPSSLQERRGLGVREWVQSSLQERWGPGVGVRAGDLRQGSSSPGRDSLEGHGKSFIPSTRSPMERKC, encoded by the coding sequence ATGGGGTCTGGGAGTCAAGGTGAGTGTTCAGTCCTCCCTGCAGGTGAAATGGGGTCTGGGAGGGGCAAGTGTTCCATCTTCCCTGcaggagagatggggtctgggaGTCACGGAGTGGGTCCAGTCCTCCCTGcaggagagatggggtctgggaGTCACGGAGTGGGTTCAGTCCTCCCTGCAGTTGAAATGGGGTCTGGGAGGGGCAAGTGTTCCATCTTCCCTGcaggagagatggggtctgggaGTCACGGAGTGGGTCCAGTCCTCCCTGcaggagagatggggtctgggaGTCACGGAGTGGGTCCAGTCCTCCCTGCAGGAGAGAGGGGGTCTGGGAGTCACAGAGTGGGTCCAGTCCTCCCTGcaggagagatggggtctgggaGTCACAGAGTGGGTCCAGTCCTCCCTGcaggagagatggggtctgggaGTCACAGAGTGGGTCCAGTCCTCCCTGCAGGAGAGATGGGATCTGGGAGTCACAGAGTGGGTCCAGTCCTCCCTGCAGGAGAGATGGGGTCTGAGAGTTGGGGGACGAGGGTCCAGTCCTCCCTGCAGGTGAGATGGGGTCTGGGAGGGGCAAGTGTTCCATCCTCCCTGCAAGAAAGAAGGGGTCTGGGAGTCAGGGAATGGGTCCAGTCCTCCCTGCAGGAGAGATGGGGTCCGGGAGTTGGGGTGAGGGCTGGGGACTTAAGGCAAGGGTCCAGTTCCCCAGGCAGAGACTCACTTGAGGGCCATGGGAAGTCATTTATCCCCTCCACACGAAGCCCCATGGAAAGGAAATGTTAA
- the XAF1 gene encoding XIAP-associated factor 1 isoform X7, producing MCQQSMQKSSLEFHKANECQERPVECKFCKLDMQLSKLELHESYCGSRTELCQGCGQFIMHRMLAQHRDVCRSEQAQLGKGERISAPEREIYCHYCNQMIPENKYFHHMGKCCPDSEFKKHFPVGKPKILPSSLPSQVAENQTSTMEKDVRPKTRSINRFPLHSESSSKKAPRSKNKTLDPLLMSEPKPRTSSPRGDKAAYDILRRCSQCGILLPLPILNQHQEKCWWLASSKGKQVRNFS from the exons ATGTGTCAGCAGAGCATGCAGAAGTCCTCGCTGGAGTTTCATAAG GCCAATGAGTGCCAGGAGCGCCCTGTTGAGTGTAAGTTCTGCAAACTGGACATGCAGCTCAGCAAGCTGGAGCTCCACGAGTCCTACTGTGGCAGCCGGACAGAGCTCTGCCAAGGCTGTGGCCAGTTCATCATGCACCGCATGCTCGCCCAGCACAGAGATGTCTGTCGGAGTGAACAGGCCCAGCTCGGGAAAG GGGAAAGAATTTCAGCTCCTGAAAGGGAAATCTACTGTCATTATTGCAACCAAATGATTCCAGAAAATAAGTATTTCCACCATATG GGTAAATGTTGTCCAGACTCAGAGTTTAAGAAACACTTTCCTGTTGGAAAGCCAAAAATTCTTCCTTCATCTCTTCCAAGTCAAGTTGCTGAAAATCAAACTTCCACGATGGAGAAAGATGTTCGTCCAAAGACAAGAAGTATAAATAGATTTCCTCTTCATTCTGAAAGTTCATCAAAGAAAGCAccaagaagcaaaaacaaaaccttgGATCCACTTTTGATGTCAGAGCCCAAGCCCAGGACCAGCTCCCCTAGAGGAGATAAAGCAGCCTATGACATTCTGAGGAGATGTTCTCAGTGTGGCATCCTGCTTCCCCTGCCGATCCTAAATCAACATCAG GAGAAATGCTGGTGGTTAGCTTCATCAAAAGGAAAACAAGTGAGAAATTTCAGCTAG
- the XAF1 gene encoding XIAP-associated factor 1 isoform X8 gives MSLHYGCCCPECTSVAIKEMMWVIRPRVACVVKDAGSAGKSRPGERISAPEREIYCHYCNQMIPENKYFHHMGKCCPDSEFKKHFPVGKPKILPSSLPSQVAENQTSTMEKDVRPKTRSINRFPLHSESSSKKAPRSKNKTLDPLLMSEPKPRTSSPRGDKAAYDILRRCSQCGILLPLPILNQHQEKCWWLASSKGKQVRNFS, from the exons ATGTCTCTCCATTACGGTTGCTGCTGCCCTGAGTGCACATCTGTGGCCATAAAGGAAATGATGTGGGTGATTCGGCCAAGAGTTGCCTGTGTGGTCAAGGATGCCGGCAGCGCAGGAAAGTCAAGACCAG GGGAAAGAATTTCAGCTCCTGAAAGGGAAATCTACTGTCATTATTGCAACCAAATGATTCCAGAAAATAAGTATTTCCACCATATG GGTAAATGTTGTCCAGACTCAGAGTTTAAGAAACACTTTCCTGTTGGAAAGCCAAAAATTCTTCCTTCATCTCTTCCAAGTCAAGTTGCTGAAAATCAAACTTCCACGATGGAGAAAGATGTTCGTCCAAAGACAAGAAGTATAAATAGATTTCCTCTTCATTCTGAAAGTTCATCAAAGAAAGCAccaagaagcaaaaacaaaaccttgGATCCACTTTTGATGTCAGAGCCCAAGCCCAGGACCAGCTCCCCTAGAGGAGATAAAGCAGCCTATGACATTCTGAGGAGATGTTCTCAGTGTGGCATCCTGCTTCCCCTGCCGATCCTAAATCAACATCAG GAGAAATGCTGGTGGTTAGCTTCATCAAAAGGAAAACAAGTGAGAAATTTCAGCTAG